The bacterium genome contains a region encoding:
- the pyk gene encoding pyruvate kinase, which yields MINLFETRAKIICTIGPSSSDYETLVRMIDAGMDIARLNFSHGSHDAHRQVMDNIRKAAAQVGKQVALLQDLQGPKIRVGVFKNGPIDLRIGEKFTITSRDVDGDQHIVSTTYKELPGDVKVGDDLLLDDGLLRLRVVSKTGTDVVCEVIIGGVLKNNKGINLPGVHVSAPSLTEKDAEDLLFGLANDVDYVALSFVRKPEDILHVKEVIRAHGKNTPVVAKIEKPEAIDCIERIIAITDGLMVARGDLGVEMKTEEVPPIQKRLIHLCNRAGVPVITATQMLDSMVNNPRPTRAEASDVANAILDGSDAVMLSAETASGKYPVETIATMKQIIKLIEKEIPHDQSKRRKTGVELQMMQEGIAIAACGLADMLEADAIVNITMTGAMSKLVAKHRPGTPIIAITHSEQVCRQLNLVWGVRGINVADLKEDIDESIEKVKKDLVKRKILSAGQRILITAGLPFGGRGATNTVRVETV from the coding sequence ATGATAAATTTATTTGAAACCCGCGCTAAAATTATTTGTACGATTGGTCCGTCATCGAGCGATTACGAAACTTTGGTACGGATGATTGATGCCGGGATGGATATTGCGCGTCTTAATTTTTCGCACGGCTCGCATGACGCGCATCGTCAGGTAATGGACAATATTCGTAAAGCGGCTGCGCAGGTTGGTAAGCAGGTAGCGCTTCTTCAGGATTTGCAAGGCCCTAAAATACGTGTGGGAGTTTTTAAAAACGGCCCTATTGATTTGCGTATCGGTGAAAAATTTACAATTACATCCAGGGATGTAGATGGTGATCAGCATATCGTTTCCACCACGTACAAAGAACTGCCCGGGGACGTAAAAGTCGGTGATGATTTACTTTTAGATGACGGACTACTTAGGCTGCGTGTCGTCTCTAAGACCGGTACCGATGTGGTGTGTGAAGTCATCATCGGCGGTGTGCTGAAAAATAACAAAGGGATCAATTTGCCCGGTGTGCATGTCAGCGCCCCTTCGTTGACGGAAAAAGATGCGGAGGATCTGCTTTTCGGCTTGGCTAATGACGTAGACTATGTCGCGCTTTCGTTTGTTCGCAAACCGGAAGATATACTTCATGTGAAAGAAGTGATACGTGCGCACGGCAAGAATACACCCGTCGTAGCGAAAATCGAAAAACCGGAAGCTATTGATTGTATAGAACGTATTATAGCGATAACGGACGGATTGATGGTTGCGCGCGGTGATCTTGGTGTTGAGATGAAAACCGAAGAAGTTCCGCCCATTCAGAAGCGATTGATTCATCTTTGCAACCGTGCCGGAGTGCCGGTGATCACGGCAACACAAATGCTTGATTCGATGGTTAACAATCCGCGTCCGACGCGTGCGGAGGCTTCGGACGTTGCCAATGCCATATTGGACGGTTCGGACGCCGTGATGTTATCGGCGGAAACAGCATCGGGTAAATATCCGGTGGAAACCATCGCCACCATGAAACAAATCATTAAACTGATCGAAAAAGAAATTCCCCACGATCAGAGCAAACGTCGCAAGACAGGCGTAGAATTGCAAATGATGCAGGAGGGGATAGCCATCGCCGCTTGCGGGCTTGCCGATATGCTAGAAGCCGATGCCATCGTTAATATTACGATGACGGGCGCTATGTCTAAGCTCGTGGCTAAACACCGTCCCGGTACACCCATCATTGCAATTACACATTCGGAGCAGGTATGCCGTCAACTTAATCTTGTGTGGGGCGTACGCGGCATCAATGTTGCTGATCTGAAAGAGGATATTGATGAAAGTATTGAAAAAGTTAAAAAAGATCTTGTAAAGCGTAAGATCCTATCTGCAGGCCAGCGTATCCTGATAACCGCAGGTTTGCCTTT